Below is a window of Tachysurus fulvidraco isolate hzauxx_2018 chromosome 11, HZAU_PFXX_2.0, whole genome shotgun sequence DNA.
TCCGAAACCTAGGTACATACCGAAGGTGCCTTCGGCCCCCTCAACCTGTCGTGTTACAGGCATTCTGCACTCCTCCGTTTACAGCAACCGAACAGGAAcgacagaaccgactgtgtccagtgcGAGCACTGGTCACTGACCTCTGCAGGACGAGTCCGTGGAGAAAGTCGGAgcagctgctcgtctgctaTGGCCCTAACAGGAAGGGTTTCCAGGCTGCTAAGCAGACGttgagcagatgggtagtggatgcgattgtGTCGGCTCACGAGTCCTCTGGCCTCCCCGCACCCCTCGGGGTCTGAGCTCACTCCACCCGGAGTGTGGGCCTGGTCCTCTGGActggcactccaagacatctgtgacgctgcgggttggtccaccccgcTGACCTTTGTCAGTttctatgaccttgacctcagagccaccccgggctcctctgtcctacgTGCGGGTGCCGAGGCCTTCactctctaagcagggtctggtcagtgtggcaTGATTgacgttcccatagcgtttcgacgcagcgtctcgttccacagggaactagggttacggtcatAACATAGAGATGTTCTCTTGCATCTCAGTCAAAGATGGTTCATTCTGTCCATCATTCTTTACTTTCTTTGGTGAACGTTTCTTCAGACCTCCTTCAGAAGCTTTACAGGCATAAGAATGAAGATTCTTATGACACCTATTTTCTTTCAGCATATTATAAAGGATTGAGGAAGGAGTCTGAATAATTCCAGAGTGCACTGTATGTTAAGTGGACTGTTAAGCAGAACATTGTTAAATATATAAGATAATAAAGgtcttttacacacagtaggttgtgtttccaccagcaagcagcacagaaagacagagcagtttgagtaaagtttattatttctgaggagacattgaacatttttatatcaactATAATAAACCCATCCTAATAGTGCAtacagttaaatagtctgtttctacattctgcattcattactgttccagtttctgcacacaaaatgtccagtgtagcacagggacaaattaaatctcacatctcacttatagtttttataaacacttttactaacattctattttggatcacaaaacctcacagaTGAGTTATAACGCAACATCCTGACTccagcgtatagaggctgagtgaatgtggtgtggactctgtggaggagcctcatggtgtcagagacactgtagaaggacagagttcctgcactgtgatccacatacactcctattctggaggatgatggaccTCGGAGCTCAGTCTGAATGTTGTTTTGCCAGAAagagacaaaggaaaaaaaacaccgcagactccaggactgactgttgcgtccaaacaaacactcatcaccccgtcctttcctgctgatctctttatatgacaCTGAAATGTACACATCATCgctcctctccacctcccagtaacagcgtccacacacactctccttacacaacacctgatGCCGAGattcaaatctctctggatggtCAGTGTATCGCTGTTCTGTCTTACTCCGtgtcaccactctgttcttctcagacagaatgagctgatgatgtgctgtgtttggatccagagtcagataacagaaatctacagtaataaaatgtccacatgttagatgttaatcacaggatttataataagtgtgtgtgagacacctgtctgtgtttctatcctCCTAATGCAGCTCTATAAACATGGATCAGATATAGAtcaacaatacagacaatttaagactgtgtgtgtgtgtgtgtgtgtgtgtgtgtgtgtgtgtgtgtgtgtgtgtgtgtgtgtgtgtgtgtgtgtctatgtgtgtgtgtgtgtgtgtgtgtgtgtgtgtgtgtgtgtgtgtgtgtgtgtgtgtgtgtgtgtgtgtgtaaaacctacactgcagaaaatcttctctgctctttggTTCTGAAAGTAAACtcatctgaactgctgcagctttggagacacagaaacaaaatggagacacagagacaaaatggagacagaaaaatgaggtggaaacagtttaaagtgtgaatgtgaaaaaatTTGCTTCCTCACGTTTATTTCAGACGTCAACAACGTCACCTtctcaatttattcatcagctacgattttctccacaaatgtaagatttgtactttgtttgtctgctaaattgatcttgatgtcatttacaagactgatgctaatactgtgtgattttctgcagtcttgttcctgcttacttcttatttctgttagatgaattttatggctctttttactgtgatacagaaacaatgtttgtttgttcaccttgtggtctgattttgttgaattcctcctcacagatttgttcgactcgttttttcagatctgagagagatttcctcacaccatcaaatgagagatgttgattgacagtgaagctgggtgagtcgtcacatccaggagaaacacagagagacgggaaactctacagagaggaaacacatcatagagaaggagaaaagtggacgagaggaacgaatgaatctcagactgaatcagaacaaagacacacttgtgatctcagacaggaacatttcttgttgctgtaatgagcttttaggaggaaactttgtgaggaacagcgccctctgtagatcagacagtgagtTTTACCTGgatgtcattgtgtgtgtgtgaaagctgctccatctcagtgactctcctcttaagatcagcaatctcctgctccagttgattcaggagtcgttcagctcgactcacttcatatttctcctgagctctgatcagtgCCAtcacctccgagcgctttttctccatggagttgatgatgtcagtaaagatcctctcactgtcatctactgctgcctgtgaacgTATCTGtaaggagacacacacacacacacacacacacacacacacacacacacacacacacacacacacacacacacacacacacacacacagatccatttAAAGAtcaactctttctctcacagtgactccataatgtgtgtgtttatgtgaatctctcagtttcctcctcaccttaataacgtccacagtctgtttcagctcctgcaccttcttctgcttctcctggatcCTCTGCTGGGATTTTATCTGATCCTCCTTTATCTCATTCTGAGACCAAATAcaacatgtttaattaatagaaataaaagtaaaatacaaagaatcatagctgtaattaaataagaaagttGAAGGTGTTGTTTGTACTTGAAAATGACCTTAAACATCTTCCACTGGTATTACACCATATGTTATAtgtagatatatagtattttacattttacattaaaatttttaattttaaactttaattgtatgtattcatttatttatttttattcttatttttctaaatatatatatatatacacacacacatttctttatttttcttctgttcctatacttctgtaaagcttctttgagataTGAATTCTTAAAATAAACCGAATTAGGATTACGTTagaatttgtagtgtgtgtgcatatataaatgtaaagtaaatataaatgtgtcttaaagaagcttcaacacttttagaagtaaaacaaaatagaCTTTGAAATCAGAATAAAGTGCCACATGACCGTGTTAAatatcttcttcatcatcatcatcatcatcatcatcatcatcatcattatgcCGTTTGCTGTTTAAAGTACACTGACTGGTCTGACCTGTTTCACACGTctttacaaaacacactttgacttttaataaaaatccacCTTACACTGAATGACAGTCATATAAGCAATCAGATCACCTCAATagaaattagattagaaataGAATTTGTAGAATTTgacttaaaaaagaataataatatccagttctcacctgttttttagttctttctgctttagctgaaacagcaggagaagcagcttgttcggtcttcttcagtttctccaccacttcagccagcatgttgttcctgtgtagaacaggccttggagtgtaagtctctctacactgaggacagctgtagatgcccttcacatcctcctgatcccagcagCCATTAATACACAACTTACAGAAACTGTGGCCACAGGGAGTAGTCACTGGGTCATTAAGGCGATCTAGACACACTGCACAGCTGAACTGAtcctgatctactgaaatactggcctctgccattttcctgcactcacactgagagagagagagagagagagagagagagagagagagagagagagagagagagagagagagttctatAAGTTTCGTTTTCTCTGAAATGAACTTCTtggttcagtgtgttattgtgtaacagagagaggaggtgtggctttacAGAGGAGCTCAGACTTTAACcacttacacaccacacacacacacacacacacacacacacacacacacacacacacacacacacacacactcactgagtGGTCTGAGTGAATGCTGGTGCATCTTGGCTGCCGCTGCTTTTCccgataacaataattattaacatCATATACACTGCATAGACTGCAATGAGGATCTATTGCTTATGGCTTGTACTTGCCTGGACTGTTCTGCCTCTTGTACAGTCCGCAGTACTGTTTATAGTGTTACTGTAATAGTCTCCATAATTTACTGAATACTTTTACTCCAGTTAAGACTAGGACTGTTTCGTTTGCTGTTACTGCACCCTGGTTCACTCCTTTTCTcaggcaattaaaagcaaaaggacgACAGCTTGAGAGACTTTTTAGAAGAACTGGCCTTACTGTCCACAAGGATGTATTCAGAACATTTGTCTCACTATAAAGACACTATTTGTCTCACTATCCAAGATGGCGCCGAGCATGGCAGCCGTGTTGCGAGCTCTGAGGAAACTTTGCACTTTTTCATTTCTCTTACTAGTTATTCTGCTGTCCTGTGTGTTAGAAGCTGTTTGTATAACTGCCTACGACAGACACACGCTTCTAAATATATGTTCCTATGTCGCGAAATGCAAACCGGACTTTGAGTTCTTGAACGCTGGTGATTTGTTTACCAACACCGCATCGGAGCCCTTTGTCTAGGCCGCACGAACGCGACCGTGGAAATGCTGCCggaaaagaggaaagagagcCGGCGTCCTTGATAGACTCGGACGTCGTCCCCTCCGACCTCTTCTTCCAACCATTTTGCTGGCTAATGTTCAGTCACTAGACAACAAACTCTGTGAACCAACGAGAAACGAGGGACTGCTGCATTATTTGCCTCACAGAGACCTGGATGTCTGCTTAGGTTTCAGACTCAGCCATCAAGCTCACGGGGTTCTCCGTGTACCGCTCGGACAGGACGAAAGAGCTCACAGGGAAAAGCAGAGGCggaggtgtttgtttttttatcaacaACTCGTGGTGTGATGAAAGGAACCTAAACTCTATTAAATCCTTCTGCTCCCCTGATCTGGAATTTCTTATGCTTCTGTGTCATCCATTCTGGCTACTGAGAGAATTTACAGCAGTCATTATCACAGCTGTTTATATTCCTCCTCAAGCTAACACAGACCAGGCACTCAAGGAACTGTATGGGTATATAAGTTAGCAGGAAACCACGTACCCAGATGCAGCGTTTATTGTAACAGGGGACTTCAACAAAGCCAATTTCAGAACAATAGCTCCAAAGTATCTCCAaaacatcaccatcaacacGCGTGGTGACCGTGTACTGGACCACTGCTACTCTCCTTTCCGGGATGCCTACAAAACCCTCCCCCTCCCACCTTTCGGCAAATCGGATCACTCGTCCATTCTGCTCGTGCCTGCTTATAGGCAGAAACTGAAACGGGATGCACCCGCCCTCAGGACAATCCAATGCTGGTCGGACCAATCAGATGCTATACTACAGGACTGTTTTGATCACATGGACTGGGACATGTTCCGGGCAGCGTCTGATGACGATATAGAGGCGTACTCAGATTCTGTCACGTGTttcatcaggaagtgtgtgaagaTGTTGTGCCAACAAAAACAATCCGCGTCTACCCCAACCAAAAACAGTGGATTAATAGCAATGTTTGAGCGGACTTGTCAGCGCGGACGTCTGCTTTTAAATCAGGGAATTCTGACGATCGCAAACAAGACGGCTACGATCTCAGGAAAACCATCAAAGcagcaaaaaaacaatatataaacaaagtTGAAGAACATCTCAACACCAACAATGCAAgaagcatgtggcagggcatcaacaacatcacagACTTTAAAGGGAACAAACCAGCGACTGTGAACATTGCCGCCTCTCTACCGGATgagctaaataacttttatgcTCGTTTCGAGGCTCACAACCTCACCCACACAGAGAGCGCTCCCATGGCTGCTGCAGAAGATGTGAGTGCACTCTCCGTCTCTGTCACGGATGTAACCCGATCCTTCCGAAGGGTAAACATCCGCAAGGCTGCGGGTCCTGATGGCATCCCAGGCCGTGTGCTCTGAGCATGCGCATCCCAACTGGCCGGTGTGTTCACTgacattttcaacctctccatgtgtctgtctgtggttccatcatgtttaaaaaaatccaccattgtgcccataccaaagaaaaataaaatcacatgcctaaatgactggaggccagttgctctcacaccca
It encodes the following:
- the LOC125145893 gene encoding tripartite motif-containing protein 16-like; translation: MSLLSEPKSREDFLQYFCYLTLDPNTAHHQLILSEKNRVVTRSKTEQRYTDHPERFESRHQVLCKESVCGRCYWEVERSDDVYISVSYKEISRKGRGDECLFGRNSQSWSLRCFFSFVSFWQNNIQTELRGPSSSRIGVYVDHSAGTLSFYSVSDTMRLLHRVHTTFTQPLYAGVRMLRYNSSVRFCDPK
- the LOC113637730 gene encoding E3 ubiquitin/ISG15 ligase TRIM25-like: MAEASISVDQDQFSCAVCLDRLNDPVTTPCGHSFCKLCINGCWDQEDVKGIYSCPQCRETYTPRPVLHRNNMLAEVVEKLKKTEQAASPAVSAKAERTKKQNEIKEDQIKSQQRIQEKQKKVQELKQTVDVIKIRSQAAVDDSERIFTDII